A genomic region of Chryseobacterium sp. KACC 21268 contains the following coding sequences:
- a CDS encoding DUF3526 domain-containing protein: MFNSTLKLIVRKTRQDLLKGKASRIILATVFLFCTTSIILAFTKYRDQISQIQHHRKEVRENWEHRPDKHPHRMAHYGYLVFRSAHPLSIFDSGLDDFLGNVIFLEAHKQNTANISEAGSSGILVRFGSFNSAFILQTLVPLIIIFFGYALVSQEKESATLKILNLQGASARDILWGKVLGLWQSSLYFLMPLIPVAYIFAVLAEPSMWVDILIRVIMVLLSYTMYYFFIATITVIISSFSKTSSLSLVSSIGCWLLLVVFLPKTVQFAAQNIFPTPSRIAFETTLEEEIIKSGDSHNPDDPHFKKIKDSLLKRYHVDETAKLPFNYSGFIMKEGEKMSSQIYTRHQKDLQGQYINQLRFSELFGFVDPLLAVKNYSMTAAGTDFETYQRFQDQAEQYRYKMAQHLNDLQIENISNIKPTSGQPAAVVDSDHWKEFTDFEYRFSKVGETIKEQIIPFGILIFWLIACACTIEIRSRNLKFI; this comes from the coding sequence ATGTTTAATTCAACATTAAAACTAATTGTCCGGAAAACTCGGCAGGATCTTCTAAAGGGAAAGGCAAGTCGCATTATCTTGGCAACGGTCTTTTTATTTTGCACCACGAGCATCATTTTGGCATTTACAAAATACCGTGATCAGATTTCCCAAATACAACACCACAGGAAGGAAGTACGGGAAAACTGGGAACACAGACCGGATAAACATCCACACCGGATGGCCCATTACGGTTATCTCGTATTCAGGTCAGCACATCCGCTCAGTATCTTTGACAGTGGACTGGATGATTTTCTCGGAAATGTCATCTTCTTGGAAGCGCATAAACAAAATACAGCCAATATCTCTGAAGCAGGAAGCTCAGGCATTCTTGTTCGGTTTGGTTCATTTAACAGTGCTTTTATCCTTCAAACCCTGGTGCCACTGATCATCATTTTCTTTGGTTATGCACTCGTTTCTCAGGAGAAGGAGAGTGCAACTCTGAAAATTCTCAATCTCCAAGGTGCTTCGGCGAGAGACATATTGTGGGGAAAAGTCCTAGGACTTTGGCAATCCTCTCTTTATTTTTTAATGCCTTTAATTCCTGTGGCTTACATATTTGCTGTGCTAGCAGAGCCTTCTATGTGGGTGGATATCTTAATTAGGGTAATCATGGTCTTGCTTAGTTATACTATGTATTATTTCTTCATTGCAACTATTACTGTGATCATTTCATCCTTCAGTAAAACCTCATCCTTGTCTTTGGTAAGTTCGATCGGTTGTTGGTTGTTGTTGGTTGTATTCCTGCCGAAAACAGTGCAGTTTGCAGCGCAAAATATTTTTCCGACACCATCGCGAATCGCTTTTGAGACAACATTGGAAGAAGAAATTATAAAATCTGGTGATAGCCATAATCCGGATGATCCTCATTTTAAAAAAATAAAAGACTCGCTTTTAAAAAGATATCATGTGGACGAGACGGCCAAATTACCATTTAATTACAGCGGTTTTATCATGAAAGAAGGAGAGAAGATGAGTTCTCAGATCTACACAAGGCATCAAAAAGATCTGCAGGGACAATACATCAATCAATTGAGATTTTCGGAATTATTTGGTTTTGTTGATCCATTGCTAGCTGTCAAAAATTATTCTATGACGGCTGCCGGGACAGATTTTGAAACGTATCAGCGTTTTCAAGATCAAGCCGAGCAATACCGTTATAAAATGGCGCAACATCTCAATGACCTTCAAATTGAAAATATAAGCAACATCAAACCAACATCTGGGCAACCTGCTGCTGTGGTAGACAGTGACCATTGGAAGGAATTCACAGATTTCGAGTACAGATTTTCCAAGGTTGGCGAAACGATCAAAGAACAGATAATACCTTTTGGAATTCTTATATTTTGGTTGATCGCCTGTGCGTGTACCATTGAGATAAGATCCAGAAACCTAAAATTCATCTAA
- a CDS encoding DUF3526 domain-containing protein has product MNNYLLKQFWRNKAYILSLLLLFFAGLMAIYTGKKFLDKNQDIIAKSASYQKQSIDKTVKYHSDDLGLILYYIKFNLVNETPRLSALNIGLRDINPSIQGVTIRNLEEQRYNSDFYNPANAAAGNFDFSFVLVFLFPLIIIAFCFNMISEEEESGRWKLLSVQSKNLGKLIDAKMLIRSMAITAVYVLLLIIAKVWVNIPIDANFLAFAALGWLYLSFWFALCRWIISFRRSSGENALILLVVWVGMNFIVPMSSNIIIQKNYPVNESLDAVMQQREGYHTKWDEAKKPTMDRFYKVYPQYKNYKVEETASSSWVWYYAMQHMGDLESSRSSVNYRQKMKMRNEAASLLGYIFPNIQLQLATSALAKTGMENHLEFAEGLRAFHENKRLSFYTPIFSGASSQTIDWNALKVEDFKTSDRIDILKMFLPIISLIFLLLILSQFKYRKLC; this is encoded by the coding sequence ATGAACAATTATTTATTAAAACAGTTTTGGCGTAACAAAGCTTATATACTTTCACTCTTACTCTTGTTTTTTGCTGGATTAATGGCCATCTACACTGGCAAAAAATTCCTTGATAAGAACCAGGATATCATCGCGAAAAGTGCTTCTTATCAAAAGCAGAGCATAGACAAGACCGTGAAATACCACAGTGACGATCTTGGATTAATTCTGTATTATATTAAATTCAATCTGGTAAACGAAACACCAAGATTGTCAGCTTTGAATATTGGCTTGAGAGATATCAATCCATCCATACAGGGCGTCACGATCAGAAATTTGGAAGAGCAACGCTACAATTCTGATTTCTACAATCCTGCAAATGCTGCGGCTGGAAATTTCGACTTCAGTTTTGTGTTGGTTTTTCTCTTTCCATTGATCATCATCGCTTTTTGTTTTAATATGATCTCGGAGGAAGAGGAGAGTGGCAGATGGAAACTTTTGTCCGTACAAAGTAAGAATCTTGGAAAATTGATAGATGCAAAAATGTTGATAAGATCTATGGCGATCACCGCAGTCTATGTATTGTTGCTGATCATCGCGAAGGTTTGGGTCAATATACCAATTGATGCGAACTTCTTGGCTTTTGCTGCACTTGGCTGGCTTTATCTTTCGTTTTGGTTTGCCTTATGCCGATGGATCATTAGTTTCAGAAGATCCTCTGGAGAGAACGCCCTGATTCTTCTTGTTGTTTGGGTCGGAATGAATTTTATTGTGCCTATGAGCAGCAATATCATCATTCAAAAGAATTATCCGGTCAATGAGTCTTTGGATGCCGTAATGCAACAGCGTGAAGGATATCATACGAAATGGGACGAGGCTAAAAAGCCGACGATGGATCGATTTTACAAAGTCTATCCACAATACAAAAATTATAAGGTAGAAGAGACCGCCAGTTCCAGTTGGGTCTGGTATTATGCAATGCAACATATGGGTGATCTGGAATCTTCAAGATCATCAGTAAACTACAGGCAAAAAATGAAAATGCGTAATGAGGCAGCTTCTCTTCTAGGCTACATTTTTCCGAACATCCAATTGCAGCTAGCAACAAGTGCTCTAGCAAAAACGGGAATGGAGAACCATTTGGAATTTGCTGAAGGACTGAGAGCATTCCACGAAAACAAAAGATTGTCATTTTACACGCCTATATTTTCTGGTGCCTCATCGCAAACCATCGACTGGAATGCTTTGAAGGTAGAAGATTTTAAAACTTCGGATCGAATTGATATTTTAAAAATGTTCTTACCGATCATTTCGCTTATTTTTTTACTACTAATCTTATCACAGTTCAAATACAGAAAACTATGTTAA
- a CDS encoding ABC transporter ATP-binding protein: protein MLKTINLHKKYNDFTALESLNLEVKSGEIYALLGQNGAGKSTTINIILGLVQPTSGDAFINGVSVKQSPELIKKDIAYIPETVLLYPNLTGIENLDFFSRIAGFKYSKAELSNFLSRTGLQTNAHNQMLGGYSKGMRQKVGIAIALAKNADLLLLDEPTSGLDPIATAEFTEIIRELGQMGKSILMATHDIFNAVSIATNIGIMKNGVLVQNLKAQAFSADELQELYLKTI, encoded by the coding sequence ATGTTAAAAACAATCAATCTTCACAAAAAATATAATGATTTCACAGCCCTTGAATCTTTGAACCTTGAAGTTAAGAGTGGCGAGATCTACGCGTTGTTGGGTCAGAATGGCGCTGGTAAAAGTACGACGATCAATATCATCTTAGGTCTGGTACAGCCAACGTCAGGAGATGCATTCATCAATGGTGTTTCGGTAAAACAATCTCCTGAACTTATCAAAAAAGACATTGCTTATATTCCTGAAACAGTATTGCTTTATCCCAATTTGACCGGGATCGAGAACTTGGATTTCTTTTCGAGGATAGCAGGTTTCAAATATTCAAAGGCCGAATTATCCAATTTTCTATCCCGGACAGGACTTCAGACCAATGCTCATAACCAGATGCTGGGTGGCTACTCGAAGGGAATGAGACAAAAGGTGGGAATAGCCATTGCGCTAGCTAAAAATGCCGATCTCCTTTTGCTAGATGAACCAACAAGCGGTCTGGATCCGATCGCGACCGCCGAGTTTACAGAGATTATAAGAGAGTTGGGGCAGATGGGTAAAAGCATTTTGATGGCGACTCACGATATTTTCAATGCGGTGAGTATCGCAACCAATATCGGAATTATGAAAAATGGTGTTTTAGTTCAAAATCTAAAGGCACAGGCTTTTTCTGCAGACGAACTGCAGGAATTGTATTTAAAAACTATATAA
- a CDS encoding DASH family cryptochrome yields the protein MKTGLVWFKNDLRLHDNEALTKGIEECDELIFCFAIEKSNFNKLDLGFKKCDINRFKFLEQSVIDLQKHLEKLGAHLLISSESATQFLPELVEKYGIKDIYAEEEYASEELHLIQKIEKILPSVNFHFYWGKTLYHKDDIPFSISKIPLSSKAYRIPAGKESEPREVYKTPKKLKGVYNVKSTKFPSYKKIGFTKKEYDNAQPLLEGGETKASERLQYYTFKSELLTGYRWTRNQSQGLDYSSKLSPYLALGCISPREIFDTVKKYENKIKKNQSTWWLVFELVWRDYFTFKGMKFGDKIFKTKGYRNKEISFDNDQGNFEKWCEGKTGIPFVDAHMRQLNKTGYMSNRGRVNCASYFVHDLNIDWTWGAAYFESKLIDYDVSSNWMNWHMQAFEIYYTNPIHQSNKYKAQDFIREWIPELKDSNDIEVLIPWEFDNSEYPRPIEIFTKWERAINLIKKLKI from the coding sequence ATGAAAACTGGATTGGTTTGGTTTAAAAATGATTTAAGACTTCACGATAATGAAGCTTTGACAAAAGGAATAGAGGAATGTGATGAACTTATTTTCTGCTTTGCAATTGAAAAAAGCAATTTCAATAAGCTTGATTTGGGATTTAAAAAATGTGATATCAACCGTTTTAAATTTTTGGAACAGTCCGTTATTGATTTGCAGAAGCATTTAGAAAAACTGGGTGCCCATTTATTGATAAGCTCAGAATCTGCTACTCAATTTCTGCCCGAATTGGTAGAGAAGTATGGGATCAAGGATATTTATGCTGAGGAAGAATATGCAAGCGAAGAGCTCCATCTAATTCAGAAAATTGAAAAGATTTTACCTTCCGTAAATTTTCATTTTTATTGGGGAAAAACGCTGTACCACAAAGATGATATTCCTTTTTCAATTTCAAAGATTCCTTTGTCAAGCAAAGCCTACAGAATTCCCGCAGGAAAAGAGTCCGAGCCTAGAGAAGTGTATAAGACACCGAAAAAATTAAAAGGCGTTTACAATGTCAAGAGTACAAAATTCCCTTCCTATAAAAAAATTGGCTTTACAAAAAAAGAATATGATAATGCACAACCTCTTTTAGAAGGCGGAGAAACCAAAGCATCGGAAAGGCTTCAATATTATACTTTTAAATCCGAACTTCTAACAGGGTACCGATGGACGAGAAACCAGTCGCAGGGATTGGATTACAGTTCAAAATTATCACCATACTTAGCTTTGGGATGCATTTCTCCGAGGGAAATTTTTGACACGGTCAAAAAATACGAAAACAAAATAAAAAAGAACCAAAGCACTTGGTGGCTTGTCTTTGAGCTGGTATGGCGTGACTATTTTACCTTCAAAGGAATGAAATTCGGTGATAAGATCTTCAAGACGAAAGGATATAGAAATAAAGAAATTTCTTTTGACAATGATCAGGGAAATTTCGAGAAGTGGTGTGAGGGGAAAACAGGAATTCCTTTTGTAGATGCACATATGAGGCAGTTAAACAAAACAGGATATATGAGCAATCGCGGCCGAGTCAATTGCGCCAGCTACTTCGTGCACGATCTGAATATTGACTGGACGTGGGGAGCTGCGTATTTTGAAAGCAAACTGATAGACTACGACGTGAGTTCAAACTGGATGAACTGGCATATGCAGGCTTTTGAAATTTACTATACAAACCCCATCCATCAATCGAATAAATATAAAGCGCAGGATTTTATAAGAGAATGGATTCCTGAGTTGAAAGATAGCAATGATATTGAAGTATTGATTCCTTGGGAATTCGATAATTCGGAATATCCCAGACCAATCGAGATCTTTACAAAATGGGAAAGAGCCATTAATTTAATTAAAAAACTTAAAATTTAG
- a CDS encoding Cof-type HAD-IIB family hydrolase encodes MTSLQNPTIKAVFFDVDGTLFSFKTKSIPESTRIAIKNLREKGIKVIVATGRSVNDLNHIKHIEFDGFLTFNGGHCTTVDGQVMFREVINPDDIKNLINYSDRSDVSFSLMYEDKVRISHESPKVLELYRHVDIPVPPLFDKENFDIDNVLQVNVFIEPENDKSFIQEIMPNSLSSRWTPLFADVNPGGVSKQGGVEYFCKHFDIDISETMAFGDGGNDISMLKSVKIGVAMGNAGDSVKEIADYITEDVDDHGIQKALIHFGLLDETSASMAG; translated from the coding sequence ATGACTTCTTTGCAAAATCCTACAATTAAAGCTGTCTTTTTTGATGTGGACGGAACACTATTCAGCTTCAAAACCAAATCAATTCCCGAGTCGACCAGGATTGCGATAAAGAATCTTCGTGAGAAGGGAATCAAGGTTATCGTTGCCACCGGTCGTTCGGTCAATGATCTTAATCATATTAAACATATTGAGTTTGATGGTTTCCTTACATTTAATGGTGGTCACTGTACTACAGTCGATGGTCAAGTTATGTTCAGAGAGGTGATCAACCCTGATGATATAAAAAATCTAATCAATTACTCGGATAGATCTGATGTGAGTTTTTCATTGATGTATGAAGATAAAGTTAGAATTAGTCATGAGAGTCCAAAAGTCCTTGAATTATATCGTCACGTTGATATTCCTGTACCGCCATTGTTTGATAAAGAGAATTTTGATATTGATAACGTTCTGCAGGTCAATGTTTTTATCGAGCCTGAAAATGATAAATCCTTTATACAAGAAATCATGCCAAATTCTTTGTCTTCAAGATGGACACCGTTATTTGCTGATGTCAATCCGGGAGGAGTAAGCAAACAAGGAGGTGTCGAATATTTTTGTAAACATTTTGATATTGATATTTCTGAAACGATGGCTTTTGGTGACGGTGGAAATGATATTTCTATGCTTAAGTCTGTAAAAATAGGTGTTGCCATGGGGAATGCCGGAGATAGTGTCAAAGAGATCGCTGATTATATTACTGAAGATGTTGATGATCACGGAATCCAAAAAGCTTTGATACATTTTGGGCTATTAGATGAAACTTCGGCAAGTATGGCTGGATAA
- a CDS encoding helix-turn-helix domain-containing protein encodes MKQEFNLVKDCSQKILAISDTMEILNGRWKMSIIACLCYKPMRYSELLKEVKGISGKMLSRELKDLEINELINRQVLNTAPVAVEYQITEYGESLKQLTNTIADWGFIHRERIISGMKRKMDNKL; translated from the coding sequence ATGAAACAAGAATTTAATCTGGTAAAGGATTGCAGTCAAAAGATACTGGCGATCAGTGATACAATGGAAATTTTAAACGGGAGATGGAAAATGTCCATCATAGCCTGTCTGTGCTATAAGCCTATGAGGTATTCAGAATTGCTGAAAGAGGTAAAAGGCATTTCCGGCAAGATGCTCAGCCGTGAGTTGAAAGATCTAGAGATTAATGAATTGATTAATCGTCAAGTACTGAACACCGCACCTGTCGCCGTGGAATATCAAATAACTGAGTACGGTGAATCACTTAAACAGCTGACGAACACCATAGCAGATTGGGGCTTTATCCATAGAGAACGCATCATTTCAGGAATGAAGAGGAAGATGGATAATAAATTATAA
- a CDS encoding nitroreductase family protein, producing the protein MELIKNLKWRYAVKKYSDEQVSEDKVNQIIEAINLTASSCGIQPYRLFVITNHEVRKRLGEGSFNAQILASSHLLVFAGFNEITNDYIRNYVEMTEQQRNLENGALNELKDMLIDYFSIQTPEQNVIWSDKQAYIALGTALIAAAELKVDATPMEGFDPNLFDEVLGLSEQGLHASIILSLGYRDETNDFLAAMPKSRLPINEFSTKIH; encoded by the coding sequence ATGGAATTAATCAAAAATCTGAAATGGCGTTATGCTGTCAAGAAATACTCAGACGAGCAGGTTAGCGAAGACAAGGTCAACCAAATTATTGAAGCCATCAATCTTACCGCCTCGTCCTGTGGAATACAGCCCTATCGACTATTTGTCATCACCAACCACGAAGTAAGAAAAAGGTTGGGAGAAGGGTCTTTCAATGCACAAATTCTTGCATCTTCTCATTTGTTGGTCTTTGCTGGATTCAATGAAATAACCAATGACTACATCAGGAATTATGTTGAGATGACGGAACAGCAGCGAAATTTGGAAAACGGAGCATTGAACGAGCTGAAGGATATGCTAATCGACTATTTCTCTATCCAGACACCCGAGCAAAATGTGATTTGGTCGGATAAGCAAGCTTATATCGCTCTAGGTACAGCCCTCATCGCTGCTGCAGAGTTAAAAGTGGACGCAACGCCTATGGAAGGATTTGACCCCAACCTGTTTGATGAGGTTTTAGGTTTATCAGAACAAGGTCTTCACGCTTCGATTATATTATCATTGGGGTATCGTGATGAAACCAATGATTTTCTGGCAGCCATGCCGAAATCCCGGTTACCCATCAATGAATTTTCGACCAAAATACATTAA
- a CDS encoding DUF429 domain-containing protein, which yields MNKLIGIDGCKFGWMAVSTSDSCGQLFKTLSELVSFYDDQTIFLIDMPIGLPSEKVERTCDRDARRELSPQRKSSIFPIPCRQALYADNYEMANQLNREILQKGLSKQSWFICSKIRELDHLLLQNEKLRTRFKESHPELAFHHLNQGISMEFNKKTEEGQKERLSILLEFSQNIGDIYRKTIQKFSRMNVAKDDILDALCLAVTLEEMIKNNISLDSSQFDEKGLGMKINVFRF from the coding sequence ATGAATAAATTAATAGGAATAGACGGTTGCAAATTTGGATGGATGGCTGTTTCAACAAGTGACAGCTGTGGACAACTTTTTAAAACACTTAGCGAGCTTGTTTCATTTTACGACGATCAAACTATTTTCTTGATCGATATGCCAATTGGATTGCCTAGTGAAAAGGTAGAAAGAACTTGTGATAGAGATGCTCGAAGGGAATTATCGCCGCAGAGAAAATCAAGTATTTTTCCTATTCCGTGCCGGCAGGCTCTCTACGCAGATAACTACGAAATGGCGAACCAGCTCAATCGTGAGATACTCCAAAAAGGATTATCTAAGCAGAGCTGGTTCATCTGTTCCAAAATCAGAGAGCTGGATCATCTACTGCTTCAAAATGAAAAACTAAGAACTAGATTTAAGGAATCACATCCGGAGTTGGCATTCCATCACCTTAATCAAGGCATTTCAATGGAATTTAACAAGAAGACCGAAGAAGGACAAAAAGAACGGTTGTCTATCCTACTTGAGTTTTCTCAAAATATTGGTGATATTTATAGAAAAACTATTCAAAAATTTTCGCGAATGAATGTAGCAAAAGATGATATTTTGGATGCTCTGTGCTTGGCTGTCACTTTGGAAGAGATGATAAAGAACAACATCTCTTTGGATAGCTCACAATTCGATGAGAAGGGTCTGGGTATGAAGATCAATGTCTTTAGATTTTAG
- a CDS encoding BCCT family transporter, with the protein MDLPKHFSKPKLTFDYGVTVPSLIFIIGICLLSVIFPTMVNSILTDIKNFIFVDLNWIYVWCVTIFVVFLVFLLFSKYGKIKLGPNESTPEYSFFSWISMLFAAGMGIGLMYFSVAEPMQHYSTDAFSESHIISRAKNAQLYTFFHWGIHAWAIYGLVGLCLAYFTYRYRLPLSLRSCLYPLLKERINGKWGDVIDVFALCSTFFGITTTLGFGVVQINSGLETLNILPDTGAIYQFIIVAVLVSVAVFSATSGVDKGVRILSNINVVAVVVLLAIILILGPTVYLIGSFTYGLGNYINNFFDLTFNTHVYEEKTLPWFYNWTILYWAWWISWSPFVGLFIAKISKGRTIREFIAAVLIIPTLFNFLWMSVLGNSAIWIDLNVANGALGNLVSDPDALMFRFLEYLPFSDILSVAVVCIIMIFFVTSADSGILVMDSISTKNSSRSPKVQMVFWGVLLAALALMLLNAGGLQALQTMTLITALPFAIIMVLFVISLMKALVIDHDYYEKGLSVSTVPWSGEFWRQRLKTIVSFKTEESVKKFIEEEAFAAFNDLRDELEANGIIAEVHYIEDSKRVYLEIRHDIVNDFIYGVKCVKRIVSEYMVDDKNLPNLESNVTYYPQTYFGDSREGYDVQYFTKNELISDVLKHYDRFLKIIADRSNEMFVSNDSTAPLK; encoded by the coding sequence ATGGACCTACCCAAACATTTCTCCAAACCCAAACTCACATTTGACTATGGTGTGACAGTACCTAGTCTTATTTTTATAATTGGGATCTGTCTCCTGTCAGTCATTTTTCCAACAATGGTCAATTCGATACTGACAGATATAAAGAACTTCATATTTGTCGACCTGAACTGGATCTATGTCTGGTGTGTCACAATCTTCGTGGTATTTCTGGTCTTCCTCTTGTTCAGTAAATATGGGAAGATCAAGTTAGGGCCGAATGAAAGCACGCCGGAATATTCTTTTTTCTCGTGGATCTCAATGCTTTTTGCCGCAGGTATGGGAATCGGACTGATGTATTTCAGTGTTGCGGAGCCGATGCAGCACTATTCGACGGATGCCTTCTCAGAAAGTCACATCATCAGTAGGGCTAAAAATGCTCAGCTTTATACTTTTTTCCATTGGGGCATCCATGCATGGGCTATTTATGGTCTTGTAGGACTATGCCTGGCATACTTCACGTACAGGTACCGCCTCCCACTTTCGCTCCGTAGTTGTCTGTATCCATTGTTGAAGGAAAGAATCAACGGCAAATGGGGAGATGTGATAGATGTCTTCGCATTGTGCAGTACTTTTTTTGGCATTACCACGACGCTTGGGTTCGGCGTAGTGCAGATCAACTCAGGTCTGGAGACCTTGAACATCCTGCCTGATACAGGGGCGATCTACCAATTCATCATCGTGGCGGTTCTGGTATCCGTTGCCGTCTTTTCTGCGACGTCAGGAGTTGACAAGGGAGTTAGGATATTGAGTAACATCAATGTCGTTGCGGTCGTGGTACTACTTGCAATTATATTGATATTAGGGCCTACGGTCTATCTTATAGGGAGCTTCACGTATGGTCTGGGAAATTATATCAATAATTTCTTCGACCTTACATTCAATACGCACGTTTATGAAGAAAAGACCTTACCATGGTTCTACAACTGGACAATTCTGTATTGGGCATGGTGGATATCTTGGTCGCCTTTTGTAGGTCTTTTCATTGCGAAAATCTCCAAGGGTCGGACCATCAGGGAGTTCATTGCCGCCGTATTGATCATCCCAACCTTGTTCAACTTCTTATGGATGTCTGTTCTAGGCAACAGTGCGATCTGGATTGATCTCAATGTTGCAAACGGTGCATTGGGCAACTTGGTCTCAGATCCGGATGCGCTTATGTTCCGATTCCTGGAATATCTTCCATTTTCTGATATCCTTAGCGTTGCAGTGGTTTGTATCATTATGATCTTCTTCGTCACGTCGGCAGATTCCGGGATCCTGGTAATGGATAGCATCTCGACCAAAAATTCCTCACGTTCACCCAAGGTGCAAATGGTCTTTTGGGGAGTTCTCCTTGCGGCACTGGCGTTGATGTTGCTAAATGCCGGAGGATTACAGGCTTTACAGACAATGACACTCATTACGGCGTTGCCTTTTGCCATCATTATGGTATTATTTGTGATATCCCTGATGAAGGCACTGGTTATCGACCATGATTATTATGAAAAGGGACTTTCTGTCTCGACCGTTCCATGGTCAGGTGAATTTTGGAGGCAGCGTCTTAAGACCATTGTCTCATTCAAGACAGAGGAATCGGTGAAAAAATTTATCGAGGAGGAGGCGTTTGCTGCATTCAATGATCTGAGGGATGAGTTGGAAGCCAATGGGATAATTGCTGAGGTCCATTATATCGAGGATTCGAAAAGGGTATATCTTGAAATACGCCATGACATTGTCAATGATTTCATCTATGGCGTGAAGTGTGTGAAGAGAATCGTTTCGGAATATATGGTCGATGACAAAAATCTACCTAATCTGGAAAGTAATGTTACCTACTATCCGCAGACCTATTTCGGGGACTCTCGTGAAGGCTACGATGTTCAGTATTTTACTAAGAATGAATTGATCAGTGATGTGCTCAAACATTATGACCGCTTTCTTAAAATAATCGCCGACCGTTCGAATGAGATGTTTGTAAGCAATGACAGTACTGCTCCGTTGAAATAG
- a CDS encoding helix-turn-helix transcriptional regulator, translating into MKKKDQIKPYTIRNIINYRKLDWSISDEFLYLTDVPEIFEPFEMKPHYFAYGIINSGSITIEVDYQKFLIDERSLLIYRPDQNVKVTKIEAGTKGMFVLFTKKFTDYLFESFFSIAPNSFLKNKFGSQVVISKEDHSKMNTLFARTLDFLIASEADNERWIYSAKSMLLALINESDFLVNRYIENRNTNHQPREEEIGYSFKKLVSKHYLTFRNIEFYAQELNITTNYLHKIIKSQFYQTPAEIINAALLSECKMRLSDPNASIGQIADDLQFNNIQSFSRYFKKQTGNTPTSFRKHNVLMVP; encoded by the coding sequence ATGAAAAAAAAGGATCAGATCAAACCATATACAATCAGAAACATCATCAACTACAGAAAGCTCGACTGGAGTATTTCAGATGAGTTCCTGTATCTTACAGATGTACCGGAGATCTTCGAACCTTTTGAAATGAAACCGCATTATTTTGCCTATGGGATCATCAATTCCGGTAGCATCACAATTGAAGTGGATTACCAGAAATTTCTGATAGATGAGCGTTCATTATTGATCTACCGTCCTGATCAAAATGTAAAGGTAACTAAGATAGAAGCTGGTACAAAGGGAATGTTTGTACTATTTACGAAAAAGTTTACGGATTATCTTTTCGAAAGTTTCTTCTCCATCGCGCCCAATTCCTTTCTGAAAAATAAGTTCGGTTCACAGGTTGTAATTTCTAAGGAAGATCACTCGAAAATGAATACATTGTTTGCACGCACACTGGATTTTTTAATTGCTTCGGAAGCAGACAATGAGAGATGGATCTACTCAGCTAAAAGTATGCTTCTGGCATTGATCAACGAAAGTGATTTTTTGGTAAACAGATACATCGAAAACAGAAACACCAATCATCAACCTCGTGAGGAAGAGATCGGTTACAGTTTCAAAAAACTGGTTTCAAAGCACTACTTAACCTTTAGAAATATTGAATTTTACGCCCAAGAACTGAACATCACAACTAATTATCTGCATAAAATTATAAAAAGTCAGTTTTATCAAACTCCTGCTGAAATCATCAATGCGGCACTCCTGTCTGAATGCAAAATGCGTCTGTCAGATCCTAATGCGTCAATAGGTCAGATCGCTGATGATCTGCAATTCAACAATATTCAATCCTTCAGCCGGTATTTTAAAAAGCAGACTGGTAATACACCCACTTCATTTCGTAAACACAATGTTTTGATGGTTCCATAA